A stretch of the Notamacropus eugenii isolate mMacEug1 chromosome 2, mMacEug1.pri_v2, whole genome shotgun sequence genome encodes the following:
- the LOC140526914 gene encoding transcription initiation factor TFIID subunit 7-like has protein sequence MTVTKQKMSKNKEDAPHELESQFILRLPPDYASTVRRAIQSESVNLKDKLTIELHADGHHGIVHVDDAPLAAKVVDLPCITESLKTIDKKTFYKTADICQMLVCSVDGDLYPPPEEPVATTDPKASKKKDKDWERKFIWNHGITLPLKNVRKRRFRKTAKKKYIESPDVEKEVKRLLSTDAEAVSTRWEVIAEDETKEVDNPVSLAGLEISSPGMSHKQGHGSSEHDELREIFNDISSSSEEEDERHPHDDEDINIIDTEEDLERQLQDKLDESDEQRQENEETNQMVLGIQKQTDMMKGKLQETQGRAKRREDLIIKVENLALKTHLQAVLVELKQQEEREKQQLSSLQEQLESLLEK, from the coding sequence ATGACTgttacaaaacagaaaatgagcaAGAACAAAGAAGATGCTCCCCATGAGTTGGAAAGCCAATTCATATTACGTCTGCCTCCAGATTATGCTTCCACTGTGAGAAGGGCAATACAGTCTGAAAGTGTCAACCTGAAAGATAAATTGACCATTGAACTACATGCAGATGGACATCATGGAATTGTCCATGTGGACGATGCCCCATTAGCTGCTAAGGTAGTTGACCTGCCCTGCATTACTGAATCCTTGAAAACTATAGataaaaaaaccttttataaGACAGCAGATATCTGCCAGATGCTTGTGTGCAGTGTGGATGGGGATCTTTACCCGCCTCCAGAAGAACCAGTTGCCACCACTGATCCaaaagcaagcaagaaaaaagataagGACTGGGAGAGGAAATTCATCTGGAACCATGGTATCACTCTGCCTCTGAAGAATGTCAGAAAGAGGAGGTTCCGTAAGACAGCCAAGAAGAAGTACATTGAATCACCAGATgtggaaaaagaagtaaagaggCTTCTCAGTACAGATGCAGAAGCTGTCAGTACCCGATGGGAGGTGATTGCAGAAGATGAAACAAAGGAAGTGGACAACCCAGTTTCCCTAGCAGGCCTAGAAATTTCATCTCCAGGAATGAGTCATAAGCAGGGCCATGGCTCCTCAGAACATGATGAGCTTCGGGAGATATTTAATGATATTAGCAGCAGtagtgaagaggaagatgaaagacATCCTCATGATGATGAAGATATAAACATCATTGACACTGAGGAAGACCTAGAGAGGCAACTACAAGACAAGCTTGATGAATCTGATGAACAGCgccaagaaaatgaggaaacaaatcaGATGGTCCTGGGAATTCAGAAGCAGACTGATATGATGAAAGGTAAACTCCAAGAAACTCAAGGAAGAGCAAAAAGACGGGAAGATCTTATCATCAAAGTAGAAAATCTGGCACTCAAGACCCATCTACAGGCTGTGCTGGTTGAGCTCAAAcagcaggaagaaagagagaaacaacagCTCAGTTCCTTGCAGGAACAGCTAGAATCACTCCTGGAGAAATAA